One stretch of Halapricum desulfuricans DNA includes these proteins:
- the mre11 gene encoding DNA double-strand break repair protein Mre11, with protein MTRVIHTGDTHLGYQQYHEPARREDFLSAFRQVIEDAVAEDVDAVVHAGDLFHDRRPGLADIMGTLSVLRTLEDASIPFLAIVGNHETKRDAQWLDLFESLGLATRLGAEPVTIDGTAFYGLDYVPKSQRSSLAYDFEPNDADHAALVAHGLFQPFDHGDWDAEAVLAESPVDFDAMLLGDDHTPKRAEVGDTWLTYCGSTERTSGSERDDRGYNLVTFDEGIDIRRRGLPTREFVFVDVELEAGEGYGRVRDRVLQHDLEDAVVIVTIEGDGEPITPAEVETVALEEGALVARVNDRREIEPDEEVSVSFADPDDAVRERIRELGLSPAARDIDETVRASKVADSNVADRVQQRVAEIVEAADPGAFEAAEDEPDTASSDDTSDAGSDGTTQSDGDGQATMEEYL; from the coding sequence ATGACGCGGGTGATCCACACGGGCGACACGCACCTGGGGTATCAGCAGTACCACGAACCCGCCCGTCGGGAGGACTTTCTCTCGGCGTTCCGGCAGGTGATCGAGGACGCCGTCGCCGAGGACGTCGACGCGGTCGTCCACGCCGGCGACCTGTTTCACGACCGCCGGCCGGGACTTGCTGACATCATGGGCACGCTGTCGGTCCTGCGGACCCTCGAGGACGCCTCGATCCCGTTTCTCGCCATCGTCGGCAACCACGAGACCAAGCGCGACGCCCAGTGGCTGGACCTGTTCGAGTCGCTGGGGTTGGCCACTCGGTTGGGGGCCGAGCCGGTGACGATCGACGGGACGGCTTTCTACGGCCTCGATTACGTCCCGAAGTCTCAGCGATCGTCGCTTGCGTACGACTTCGAGCCCAACGACGCCGACCACGCGGCGCTGGTGGCACACGGGCTCTTCCAGCCGTTCGATCACGGCGACTGGGACGCCGAGGCGGTGCTCGCGGAATCGCCCGTCGACTTCGACGCGATGTTGCTCGGCGACGATCACACCCCCAAACGCGCCGAGGTCGGGGACACGTGGCTGACCTACTGTGGCTCGACCGAACGCACGAGCGGCTCCGAGCGGGACGATCGCGGGTACAATCTCGTCACCTTCGATGAGGGAATCGACATTCGCCGGCGCGGCCTGCCGACCCGCGAGTTCGTCTTCGTCGACGTCGAGCTCGAGGCGGGCGAGGGATACGGTCGCGTCCGCGATCGCGTCCTGCAACACGACCTCGAGGACGCGGTCGTCATCGTGACGATCGAGGGCGACGGCGAACCGATCACGCCCGCGGAGGTCGAGACGGTCGCGCTGGAGGAGGGGGCGCTGGTCGCTCGCGTCAACGATCGCCGGGAGATCGAGCCGGACGAGGAGGTGTCGGTCTCGTTCGCGGACCCGGACGACGCTGTTCGTGAACGGATCCGCGAGCTGGGACTGAGCCCGGCCGCGCGGGACATCGACGAGACCGTCCGCGCGAGCAAGGTCGCCGACTCGAACGTCGCCGACCGCGTCCAGCAGCGCGTCGCCGAGATCGTCGAGGCGGCCGATCCGGGCGCGTTCGAGGCGGCCGAGGACGAACCCGACACCGCGTCTTCCGACGACACATCTGACGCCGGATCGGACGGCACGACACAGTCGGACGGGGACGGACAGGCCACCATGGAGGAATACCTATGA
- a CDS encoding isopentenyl phosphate kinase, with product MTTVLKLGGSVVTDKDEPETVDRAALADAADAIAEANGDLVVIHGGGSFGHPSAAAHGVTDTAGTHDAAGIRKIHDAMGELNAAVVGALQDRKVPALPVRPLSVAYRDDDGETAFPSEPIATMLAEGFVPVAHGDVVAQRGEGATVLSGDEIVTLLAERLDADRVGVCSTVPGVLDGDGEVIDRIDDFEAVASALGDSEATDVTGGMAAKIRALLELETPASVFGPAQLRTFLSGGRPGTLVARDSTP from the coding sequence GTGACGACAGTCCTCAAACTCGGCGGGAGCGTCGTCACCGACAAGGACGAGCCGGAGACCGTCGACCGGGCAGCGCTGGCGGACGCGGCGGACGCGATCGCCGAGGCGAACGGCGACCTCGTCGTGATTCACGGCGGCGGGAGCTTCGGACACCCTTCTGCCGCCGCTCACGGCGTTACCGACACGGCGGGAACCCACGACGCGGCCGGCATCCGCAAAATCCACGACGCGATGGGCGAACTGAACGCGGCCGTCGTCGGGGCGCTGCAGGACCGGAAGGTGCCCGCGCTTCCCGTTCGCCCGCTCTCGGTCGCCTACCGCGACGACGATGGAGAGACTGCGTTCCCGTCCGAACCGATCGCGACGATGCTCGCGGAGGGGTTCGTCCCGGTCGCCCACGGCGACGTGGTGGCCCAGCGCGGCGAGGGGGCGACGGTCCTCAGCGGCGACGAGATCGTCACGCTGCTGGCCGAGCGACTGGACGCCGACCGCGTCGGCGTCTGTTCGACGGTTCCGGGCGTTCTCGACGGCGACGGCGAAGTGATCGACCGGATCGACGACTTCGAGGCGGTCGCGTCGGCGCTGGGCGACAGCGAGGCGACCGACGTGACCGGGGGCATGGCCGCGAAGATACGGGCGCTGCTGGAACTGGAGACGCCGGCGTCGGTGTTCGGGCCGGCACAGTTGCGGACGTTCCTCTCGGGGGGCCGTCCCGGGACGCTCGTCGCTCGGGACTCGACGCCATAG
- the mvk gene encoding mevalonate kinase yields the protein MVTASAPGKVYLFGEHAVVYGEPAVPCAIERRARVTAERRDDDRLRVNATDLTLDGFTVEYDGDATGTPDVDVAEPLLEEGMGYVNEAIKQARDAADAPDAGFDVTIESAIPLGAGLGSSAAVVTAAIEAATRELGVELDAAEIADRAYRVEYEVQDGQASRADTFCSAMGGAVRVEGDDCRRIDDVPTLPFVIGYDGGSGDTGALVAGVRALREEYNFAADTVGAIGDIVRQGEQALEAEDLEELGELMDFNHGLLSALGVSSRTLDAMVWAAREGDALGAKLTGAGGGGCIVALDPDDGTETALRYTQGCESVFRAELDTEGVRVEP from the coding sequence ATGGTCACAGCCAGCGCCCCCGGGAAGGTGTATCTCTTCGGGGAACACGCGGTCGTCTACGGTGAGCCGGCCGTTCCCTGCGCCATCGAACGTCGCGCCCGGGTCACTGCCGAACGTCGGGACGACGACAGACTGCGAGTCAACGCGACCGACCTGACGCTCGACGGGTTCACCGTCGAATACGACGGCGACGCGACCGGGACGCCGGACGTCGACGTCGCCGAACCACTGCTCGAAGAGGGGATGGGCTACGTCAACGAGGCGATCAAACAGGCCCGCGACGCGGCCGACGCGCCCGACGCCGGCTTCGACGTCACGATCGAGAGCGCGATCCCGCTCGGGGCCGGACTCGGCTCCTCCGCCGCGGTCGTGACAGCCGCTATCGAGGCCGCAACCCGCGAACTTGGCGTCGAACTCGACGCCGCGGAGATCGCCGACCGCGCCTACCGGGTCGAGTACGAGGTGCAAGACGGTCAGGCCTCCCGTGCGGACACGTTCTGCTCGGCGATGGGCGGGGCGGTCCGCGTCGAGGGCGACGACTGTCGACGGATCGACGACGTCCCGACCCTCCCGTTCGTGATCGGCTACGACGGCGGCTCGGGCGACACCGGCGCGCTGGTCGCCGGGGTCAGGGCCCTCCGTGAGGAATACAACTTCGCCGCCGACACCGTCGGGGCGATCGGCGACATCGTTCGACAGGGCGAGCAGGCGCTTGAGGCCGAAGACCTCGAGGAGCTGGGCGAACTGATGGACTTCAATCACGGCCTGCTGTCCGCGCTGGGCGTGTCCTCGCGCACGCTCGACGCGATGGTCTGGGCGGCCCGTGAGGGCGACGCGCTCGGCGCGAAACTGACCGGTGCCGGCGGTGGCGGCTGTATCGTCGCGCTCGATCCGGACGACGGAACCGAGACGGCACTCCGCTACACGCAGGGCTGTGAGTCGGTCTTCCGGGCGGAACTGGACACCGAAGGCGTACGGGTGGAACCGTGA
- a CDS encoding phosphoadenosine phosphosulfate reductase family protein: MSQQSEFPEYLDVDYTDGEGEDPEDYASIEDKIEKAIEVTREGLEQYENPVVMWTGGKDSTLTLYFVKEVADRFDLEVPPVVFIDHYQHFDELIDFVEHWADEWDLEVIWARNTDVGDYVDEHGLEPGDDIPIDALSEHNRHHVRELLEYEEETFPFLLDTYVGNHLLKTVALNDTLEAHDVDAVLSGVRWDEQEARADETFFSPRHDPDIYPPHDRVQPILQFTEADVWETFWNFVVPDTVKAFPEDGYVPQGQDDLPDGVGKEDVPVSPKYFAGFRSLGSEVSTDKAAEEPAWLQDMANTTERAGRAQDKEDLMERLRDLGYM, translated from the coding sequence ATGTCACAGCAATCTGAGTTCCCCGAGTATCTCGACGTCGATTACACCGACGGCGAGGGGGAAGACCCCGAGGACTACGCGAGTATCGAGGACAAGATCGAGAAGGCCATCGAAGTCACTCGCGAAGGCCTTGAGCAGTACGAGAACCCGGTCGTCATGTGGACCGGCGGCAAGGACTCGACGCTGACGCTGTACTTCGTCAAGGAGGTCGCCGACCGGTTCGACCTGGAGGTGCCGCCGGTCGTCTTTATCGACCACTACCAGCACTTCGACGAACTCATCGACTTCGTCGAGCACTGGGCCGACGAGTGGGACCTGGAGGTCATCTGGGCGCGAAACACCGATGTCGGCGACTACGTCGACGAGCACGGGCTGGAGCCGGGCGACGACATCCCGATCGACGCGCTCAGCGAGCACAACCGGCACCACGTCCGAGAACTGCTGGAGTACGAGGAGGAGACGTTCCCGTTCCTGCTCGATACCTACGTCGGCAACCACCTGCTGAAGACGGTCGCGCTCAACGACACCCTCGAAGCGCACGACGTCGACGCCGTCCTCTCGGGCGTGCGCTGGGACGAACAGGAGGCCCGCGCCGACGAGACGTTCTTCTCGCCGCGCCACGATCCGGACATCTATCCGCCCCACGACCGCGTCCAGCCGATCCTGCAGTTCACTGAAGCCGATGTCTGGGAGACGTTCTGGAACTTCGTCGTCCCGGACACCGTCAAGGCGTTCCCCGAAGACGGCTACGTACCCCAGGGCCAGGACGACTTGCCCGACGGCGTCGGGAAGGAAGACGTCCCCGTCTCGCCGAAGTACTTCGCCGGGTTCCGCTCGCTCGGCAGCGAGGTCAGCACGGACAAGGCCGCCGAAGAGCCCGCCTGGCTGCAGGACATGGCCAACACCACCGAGCGCGCCGGCCGCGCCCAGGACAAAGAGGACCTGATGGAACGGCTGCGCGACCTCGGCTACATGTGA
- a CDS encoding potassium channel family protein — MRYVIVGAGRVGLRTARALRESGHEVVLVERSDERAERAKADGFTVVEGDGALEATLQEADIESADALGGLTGDLNTNFLACLIADHYGCRTVMRIDEDYREEIYRKYADEVDEVVYPERLGAIATKNALLGGNVRAIADVAHDVQLVELTINAASPVRGYSISELELPADSRLLAFGKEGEPMTVPTDDVSLEDGDRLVVVADFDALGDVRSIVVGETGRAALGGA, encoded by the coding sequence ATGCGATACGTTATCGTGGGTGCAGGGCGCGTCGGGTTACGGACGGCCCGCGCGCTCCGCGAGAGCGGCCACGAGGTCGTGCTCGTCGAGCGATCGGACGAGCGGGCCGAACGGGCCAAAGCGGACGGGTTCACCGTCGTCGAGGGCGACGGCGCGCTCGAGGCGACGTTGCAGGAAGCCGACATCGAGTCGGCCGACGCGCTCGGCGGGCTGACGGGCGATCTCAACACGAACTTTCTCGCGTGCCTGATCGCCGACCACTACGGCTGTCGGACGGTCATGCGGATCGACGAGGACTACCGGGAGGAGATCTACCGCAAGTACGCCGACGAAGTCGACGAGGTCGTCTACCCGGAGCGGCTGGGAGCGATCGCCACGAAGAACGCGTTGCTCGGTGGCAACGTTCGAGCGATCGCCGACGTCGCCCACGACGTCCAGCTCGTCGAGCTGACGATCAACGCGGCGTCGCCGGTCCGGGGCTACAGCATCAGCGAACTCGAACTGCCCGCCGACAGCCGCCTGCTCGCGTTCGGCAAGGAGGGCGAACCGATGACTGTCCCGACGGACGACGTGTCGCTGGAGGACGGCGACCGGCTGGTCGTCGTCGCTGATTTCGACGCTCTCGGAGACGTTCGGAGTATCGTCGTCGGAGAAACCGGCCGCGCGGCGCTCGGAGGTGCCTGA
- a CDS encoding extracellular solute-binding protein, whose amino-acid sequence MAGLAATGTSAVGAGCGELGTTLGDGSESDPQVTCAVESVFPADTVKTALYEHGGLSQDVDVTFRVFDAYAGPVMSDFADELNRSSDAADLLVLRDSWLQRFHSTGSLTNLTERLPERVLTPIESECFWAASRSGRAQGTGDRYGIPLRVEMRVILYRRDLASAAGYDPAGANWGNEPLSWERWSHVVADTLANSGVKYGFTSPLGAYRSLVYGPFYEALSTWGGAYFGDPTTTLLGPAGERPVTVAEDAGIDAVRMLRRFLHGESFDGFGSFAGDVVPAAALDWNVDDVRETISRDEAVAHHIWTSALTDSGVKDVDVTADRFGVTPTPYGVRPQEGSYPRTDGTMSPLVSRQVIVNPNSERQSAITRVLQAMTSPGFQQRLLRTEGWLPPRKDVFDSAAASETLGGYAQTLRLVGEHALPAPYTPVWSDQIRPIATHVNAILARERSPRAGLESLAAELQRIEQNA is encoded by the coding sequence GTGGCCGGGCTGGCAGCCACGGGCACGTCCGCAGTCGGGGCCGGGTGCGGCGAGTTGGGGACGACACTCGGTGATGGGAGCGAGAGCGACCCGCAGGTGACGTGTGCAGTCGAAAGCGTCTTTCCCGCCGATACCGTCAAAACGGCCCTTTACGAGCACGGTGGTCTCTCCCAGGACGTGGATGTCACGTTCCGCGTCTTCGACGCCTATGCCGGACCGGTAATGAGTGACTTTGCAGACGAGCTCAATAGAAGCTCCGACGCGGCGGACCTGTTGGTCCTCCGTGACAGCTGGCTACAACGATTTCACAGCACGGGCTCCCTCACAAACCTTACCGAACGGCTGCCGGAGCGGGTGCTGACACCCATCGAATCAGAGTGCTTCTGGGCGGCCAGTCGCTCGGGCCGGGCCCAGGGGACGGGCGACCGGTATGGCATCCCGCTCCGTGTTGAGATGCGGGTGATACTGTACCGCCGCGATCTCGCCAGTGCGGCCGGCTACGACCCTGCAGGAGCAAACTGGGGGAACGAGCCCCTGTCGTGGGAACGCTGGTCGCACGTCGTCGCTGACACGCTCGCAAATAGCGGCGTCAAATACGGGTTTACCTCTCCGCTGGGGGCCTACCGGTCGTTGGTGTACGGCCCGTTCTACGAGGCGCTGTCGACGTGGGGCGGGGCGTACTTCGGCGACCCGACGACCACGTTACTCGGACCTGCGGGAGAGCGACCCGTGACAGTCGCTGAAGACGCGGGGATCGACGCGGTCAGGATGCTTCGGCGGTTCCTCCACGGCGAGTCGTTCGATGGGTTCGGGTCGTTCGCCGGGGATGTCGTCCCTGCCGCGGCCCTGGACTGGAACGTAGATGACGTCCGAGAGACGATCTCGCGTGACGAGGCCGTCGCCCACCACATATGGACATCGGCGCTGACTGATTCGGGAGTCAAGGACGTAGACGTGACTGCCGACCGCTTCGGCGTGACGCCCACCCCCTACGGCGTGCGTCCGCAAGAGGGGTCTTACCCGCGAACCGATGGCACGATGTCGCCGTTAGTGTCGAGACAGGTGATCGTCAACCCAAACAGTGAGCGTCAGTCAGCAATCACTCGCGTCCTGCAGGCGATGACGAGCCCCGGGTTCCAACAACGCCTCCTGCGAACCGAAGGATGGCTCCCACCCCGGAAGGACGTGTTCGACTCCGCTGCAGCCAGCGAGACGCTGGGTGGGTACGCGCAGACGCTTCGACTCGTCGGCGAACACGCGCTGCCGGCCCCCTACACCCCTGTCTGGTCGGATCAGATAAGGCCGATTGCGACGCACGTCAACGCCATCCTCGCCCGCGAGCGATCCCCGCGGGCTGGCCTCGAATCGCTGGCGGCCGAACTCCAGCGTATCGAACAGAACGCCTGA
- a CDS encoding DUF5813 family protein, protein MTDELPDAVREAFEARDSYDLRDDRALVTTTAFDARVTVEATEADWNSQYVVTVEVPTLSAAVEDVVGPAVEDGWFETLERRLEDAPMATRVNFELDAFEVRREDQRVEITYAFTLGSESQAADIAKTLVEYVEGTYVEGVVPGYDYRPPVVGLLDQAQSGDAAGERGGTPL, encoded by the coding sequence ATGACAGACGAGTTGCCCGACGCAGTGCGCGAGGCGTTCGAGGCCCGCGATAGCTACGACCTGCGAGACGACCGCGCGCTCGTGACGACGACGGCGTTCGACGCGAGAGTGACGGTCGAAGCGACCGAGGCCGACTGGAACAGCCAGTACGTCGTGACAGTCGAGGTCCCGACGCTGTCGGCGGCCGTCGAGGACGTCGTCGGCCCGGCCGTCGAGGACGGCTGGTTCGAGACGCTCGAGCGCCGACTCGAGGACGCGCCGATGGCCACGCGTGTGAACTTCGAACTGGACGCCTTCGAGGTCCGGCGCGAGGACCAGCGAGTCGAGATCACCTACGCCTTCACGCTCGGGAGCGAGTCCCAGGCGGCCGACATTGCGAAGACGCTCGTCGAGTACGTCGAGGGAACCTACGTCGAGGGGGTCGTTCCCGGGTACGACTACCGACCACCAGTCGTTGGACTGCTCGATCAGGCGCAGTCCGGGGACGCCGCGGGCGAGCGTGGCGGGACGCCGCTGTAG
- a CDS encoding MarR family transcriptional regulator translates to MSTTETATTDAPTEDDREALRELPPSAKLVAKALEYNDQLTQSQLAEETLLPGRTVRYALNRLEEIGVVDARFSFTDARKRVYSLQTE, encoded by the coding sequence ATGAGCACGACCGAGACGGCCACCACGGATGCACCGACGGAAGACGATCGAGAGGCGCTACGAGAGCTGCCCCCGAGCGCGAAGCTCGTCGCGAAGGCCCTGGAGTACAACGATCAGCTGACCCAGAGTCAACTCGCCGAGGAGACGCTGTTGCCCGGCCGGACGGTCCGGTACGCGCTGAACCGGCTGGAGGAGATCGGTGTCGTCGACGCTCGCTTCTCCTTTACCGACGCCCGCAAGCGCGTCTACTCGCTGCAGACCGAGTGA
- a CDS encoding DUF7346 family protein, with protein sequence MRLVSDGETYGILQRTGESACRIRELPEGTVTTRPCSELSPVDPREFADGLEIVPGDSGSRDRAERALALVLELAVGGPASARQLLDRFDACESELNGTASELRAAGLIEPTTVHGQRGYRTTDAARDAIATDGTPVPSDLD encoded by the coding sequence ATGCGGCTGGTCAGCGACGGCGAAACCTACGGGATCCTCCAGCGCACGGGCGAGAGCGCGTGTCGGATCAGAGAGCTTCCTGAGGGAACGGTGACAACACGCCCGTGTTCGGAACTGTCGCCCGTCGATCCGAGGGAGTTCGCTGACGGGCTCGAAATCGTCCCCGGTGATTCCGGCTCCCGGGACCGCGCCGAACGGGCGCTCGCACTCGTGCTCGAACTGGCAGTCGGCGGTCCCGCCTCGGCGCGGCAGTTGCTCGATCGGTTCGATGCCTGTGAGAGCGAACTCAACGGGACCGCGAGCGAACTCCGGGCGGCCGGGTTGATCGAACCGACGACCGTCCACGGCCAGCGGGGCTACCGGACGACCGACGCGGCGCGAGACGCGATCGCGACGGACGGTACGCCGGTTCCGTCCGATCTCGACTAG
- a CDS encoding Lrp/AsnC family transcriptional regulator — MVRAFVMIKTAAGKSEELLASIGAVTGVEEAHIVAGRYDIIAETDGEDVYDVMQSVSGEIRGLDGVSDTRTYISLE, encoded by the coding sequence ATGGTTCGGGCGTTCGTCATGATCAAGACGGCAGCGGGGAAGTCAGAGGAGCTACTGGCCTCGATCGGCGCGGTCACGGGCGTCGAGGAGGCGCACATCGTCGCCGGACGGTACGACATCATCGCCGAGACCGACGGCGAGGACGTCTACGACGTGATGCAGTCGGTTTCCGGCGAGATCCGCGGTCTCGACGGCGTCTCGGACACGCGGACGTACATCTCGCTTGAGTGA
- the rad50 gene encoding DNA double-strand break repair ATPase Rad50: protein MRFARIALKNFKCYGDADLRLDPGVTVIHGVNGSGKTSLLEAAFFALYGARALDATLEEVITTGAEETVVELWFTHAGGEYYLKRRVRATGERPTTAECVLEGPEATYDGARDVGDRVAELLRMDHEAFVNCAYVRQGEVNKLINATPAERQDMIDELLQLGKLEDYRSRASDARVGVGRVRDDRQGALAQLDEQIETKEDKDLPGTLNDLETELQEVNSEIDRFEEQREAAVETLEEAESVLEEYDQKREELDTVESEIEDLEATIAETERERESLQSELAELRSTVEDRKETARSALEESDIDADAEAAAVEERLAELDERDEQLRNELEEYRLEASEHASEAESARERADSLESQAAEKRQRADELEAEIESAESKLEERRERTDELDEQIDELRARFEDAPVDVGDAQQHREAIADDLDTVRDELAELSAEIDRQRESIEEAEALLAAGKCPECGQDVEGSPHVESLDERREDLEKLKDERAEHQQRRDRLQERLERAETLEDAEGEIERLRERRETVEGLLEEQAADIESDRERVTERRASAADLEEEAEQVLEDAEQAEQQAEQARQQVGSINERRTELRERRQRLEAALEALEAIDDAEREIQRLRERRSDLAETNEERRERLAEKRERRSELEEAVDDSQVEAAKAEKQNATEYIEQVDEQLASLRERRDGLQNRIGGVRRELETLEELRERREELATVLERLESLYEETEQLESMYGQLRAELRRRNVETLERMLNDTFELIYQNASYSRIELDGDYELTIHQKNGDTLDPEQLSGGERALFNLSLRTAIYRLLSEGIEGTAPMPPLVLDEPTVFLDSGHVSQLVALIERMRELGVEQIVVVSHDEELIGAADDLVHVEKDPTSNRSHVERLDSPVLAEAVESD, encoded by the coding sequence ATGAGGTTCGCGCGAATCGCTCTGAAGAACTTCAAATGTTACGGAGACGCCGACTTGCGCCTGGATCCGGGCGTGACAGTCATCCACGGCGTCAACGGCAGCGGCAAGACATCGCTGCTGGAGGCGGCGTTTTTCGCGCTGTACGGGGCCCGGGCGCTTGACGCGACGCTGGAGGAGGTGATCACGACCGGGGCCGAGGAGACGGTCGTCGAGCTGTGGTTCACCCACGCCGGGGGCGAGTACTACCTCAAGCGCCGCGTCCGGGCGACCGGCGAGCGCCCGACGACCGCCGAGTGCGTGCTGGAGGGACCGGAGGCGACCTACGACGGAGCCAGAGACGTCGGCGATCGCGTTGCCGAGTTACTCCGCATGGACCACGAGGCGTTCGTCAACTGCGCGTACGTCCGTCAGGGCGAGGTCAACAAGCTGATCAACGCGACCCCGGCCGAACGCCAGGACATGATCGACGAACTCCTGCAGCTTGGCAAGCTCGAGGACTACCGCTCGCGGGCCAGCGACGCCCGCGTCGGCGTCGGTCGCGTCCGCGACGACAGGCAGGGCGCGCTCGCACAACTCGACGAACAGATCGAGACCAAAGAGGACAAAGACCTGCCCGGGACGCTCAACGACCTCGAGACGGAGCTTCAGGAGGTCAACTCGGAGATCGACCGCTTCGAGGAGCAACGCGAGGCGGCCGTCGAGACCCTCGAAGAGGCCGAATCAGTCCTCGAAGAGTACGACCAGAAACGCGAGGAACTGGATACCGTCGAGTCGGAGATCGAAGACCTGGAGGCGACGATCGCCGAGACGGAACGCGAGCGAGAGTCCCTGCAGTCGGAGCTCGCCGAGTTGCGATCGACAGTCGAAGACCGCAAGGAGACGGCGCGGTCGGCCCTCGAAGAGTCGGATATCGACGCCGACGCCGAAGCCGCGGCCGTCGAAGAACGACTCGCAGAACTCGACGAGCGCGACGAACAGCTCCGGAACGAGCTCGAGGAGTACCGACTCGAGGCCAGCGAACACGCCAGCGAGGCCGAAAGCGCGCGCGAGCGGGCCGACTCGCTGGAGTCACAGGCCGCCGAGAAGCGCCAGCGGGCGGACGAGCTCGAAGCGGAAATCGAATCGGCCGAGTCGAAGCTCGAAGAGCGGCGCGAGCGGACGGACGAACTCGACGAGCAGATCGACGAGCTTCGCGCCCGGTTCGAGGACGCTCCGGTCGACGTCGGGGACGCCCAGCAGCACCGCGAAGCGATCGCCGACGATCTCGATACCGTCCGGGACGAACTGGCGGAGCTGTCGGCCGAGATCGACCGGCAACGCGAGTCCATCGAGGAAGCCGAGGCGCTGCTTGCGGCGGGCAAGTGTCCGGAGTGTGGCCAGGACGTCGAGGGATCGCCCCACGTCGAATCGCTCGACGAGCGCCGCGAGGACCTCGAGAAACTGAAAGACGAGCGTGCCGAACACCAGCAGCGCCGCGACCGGCTGCAGGAACGACTCGAGCGGGCGGAGACGCTCGAAGACGCCGAAGGCGAGATCGAGCGCCTGCGCGAGCGCCGCGAGACCGTCGAGGGACTGCTCGAAGAGCAGGCCGCCGATATCGAAAGCGACCGCGAGCGCGTGACCGAACGCCGGGCGTCCGCAGCCGACCTCGAAGAGGAGGCCGAACAGGTGCTCGAAGACGCCGAGCAGGCCGAGCAACAGGCCGAACAGGCGCGCCAGCAGGTCGGGTCGATCAACGAGCGTCGGACCGAGCTGAGAGAGCGGCGACAGCGACTCGAGGCGGCGCTCGAGGCGCTGGAGGCGATCGACGACGCCGAACGCGAGATCCAGCGCCTGCGCGAACGGCGCTCGGACCTCGCCGAGACGAACGAGGAGCGCCGCGAACGGCTCGCCGAGAAACGCGAGCGCCGATCCGAACTCGAAGAGGCGGTCGACGACTCGCAGGTCGAGGCCGCGAAGGCGGAGAAACAGAACGCGACGGAGTACATCGAGCAGGTCGACGAGCAACTGGCGTCGCTTCGGGAGCGGCGTGACGGTCTGCAGAACCGGATCGGCGGCGTCAGACGGGAGCTCGAAACGCTGGAAGAGCTTCGAGAGCGGCGCGAGGAACTCGCGACGGTCCTCGAGCGGCTCGAATCGCTGTACGAGGAGACCGAACAGCTGGAATCGATGTACGGGCAGCTTCGGGCGGAACTGCGCCGGCGCAACGTCGAGACCCTCGAACGGATGCTCAACGACACCTTCGAGTTGATCTATCAGAACGCCTCTTACTCGCGCATCGAGCTGGACGGCGACTACGAGCTGACGATCCACCAGAAGAACGGTGACACGCTCGATCCCGAACAGCTGTCGGGCGGCGAGCGGGCGCTGTTCAACCTCTCGCTGCGGACCGCGATCTACCGCCTGCTGTCGGAGGGCATCGAGGGGACGGCCCCGATGCCGCCGCTGGTGCTCGACGAGCCGACCGTCTTCCTCGACTCGGGACACGTCTCACAGCTCGTGGCGCTGATCGAGCGGATGCGCGAGCTGGGCGTCGAGCAGATCGTCGTGGTCAGTCACGACGAGGAACTGATCGGCGCGGCCGACGACCTCGTCCACGTCGAGAAAGACCCCACGAGCAACCGCTCGCACGTCGAGCGACTCGACTCTCCGGTCCTGGCGGAAGCCGTCGAGTCGGACTAG
- a CDS encoding Lrp/AsnC family transcriptional regulator, with protein MVIAYVMVKAHTGEADRLKSEIEGLDGVVEAHIVAGDVDLIAKVDVDSPAHVKDIAATHIQEIDGVEGTQTYIAMD; from the coding sequence ATGGTCATCGCATACGTTATGGTCAAAGCTCACACCGGCGAGGCAGATCGACTCAAATCGGAGATCGAAGGACTCGACGGCGTTGTCGAGGCGCACATCGTCGCCGGCGACGTCGATCTCATCGCGAAGGTCGATGTCGACTCGCCGGCACACGTCAAAGACATCGCCGCCACGCACATTCAGGAAATCGACGGCGTCGAAGGCACGCAGACGTACATCGCGATGGACTAG